tggtacaaaatttgcttataacgaacacggttatagcgaaattttcgttatgacgaagtcttttccgagcaccaCTGACAtagagaaacaaaagaaatgtgctccgttataacgaaatgcgaactGCTTTCGAAAaaacgtagcggaacaagcatttatatagtctctgcatgggtgaacacttcacatcactgtgtgtttgCTCCTTGCATCACGCACTGTTTCCAAACTTGCGTttaatattgtaatacaataatccaatctcatttcacatagctttccagtgtatgacgagtattcagcaaacagaatacGATatatatgcgtggtttccttgttttcggtttatattgtatttgttcggttataacgaaatttcgttataatgaaagaaaactgccagtctcgagcatttcgttataacgggagtgcactgtagagAGATCAGTGAGTAAGTTGTACACAATTCCCACAGTGGATTCTTAAATATACCCAAGCCTGGCCAGCCTTTCCACTTCAtggtacagtactctccgcataatcAGGTAGGCTCGGGCAGAGCATTTCGTACCCAattaagcggagtacccgaAAAACATgtctcattcacaattgacacacacaatgtgtatgtacatgcattgtacattgcaccaaacacctacactgtatgcttaaCACACCTGCTTGCACGGCAGATTATACATACCTTACACTTGGTCAGTCACAAGCAataatttacactctttttatgGACAAATATGTCTTCAAAAAACTTTGTCGTTTGACTATAGACTCCTCGCTAACACACAGGCATTTTCCGAAATGAACGCATCTCTTTGCATGCACTAGTTACGTAGAACGTAGGGTTACTTTTCGAGAAGTGACTggggaaaagcaaaattatggagCTGGTGCATGGCCTGATTTTCATTGCAAACTTCTCGTAACGCGATTGTTGTTGTGGTCTTGTGGAGCAAGGGAGGAGCGCAAGTGTGTTCAGCTCCTGTCTGTCTATGATGCAATTGTGAGTGCCAGCTAcatgtgtaatgtttgtttacGTGTGGCAAGTcggtatgtgtatgtacatgtgttttcatgtttaatcactccccaaatgatcggtcttctttgcaaattaagCAGGAAATGTGATTAGCTGTGGAAAATTTGCCATTCATGACTTCTTTATATCTGCGATAaaatgtgggtagaaattaGATTAGAAGAAAATTGTTTACCCTACATGCAGAGAGGCAGcccgattatcaggtaattttaatgtgcattagaactgattttgacattactaCCCAATTAAACGGAGTGCCCATTTATACCCGATTACGCAGAGAGTACTGTATCCCCATGCTACAGAGTCTGTAAGGGTCATACCACTAAAGGCCCtaattttcaaaaacaaacaacccaaGCAAACGAAAAACTTCTTCCAATTGGAACTTTTACAGCAACGGTGACTGAGCCACGGAATCTTTTGGAGTACAGTCTGCTGGTGAGACTAGAACTCATCATGCTTGGGTCCAGGGAACTCCTTGTGGCTAATCGTTCCATCCTTGTCCTGGTCCATGGAGCTGAACATGTGCTTGATGGCCTCGTCGCGGTCCGGAAAGTCTTCTATTCCTCCCATACCCTGCTCCTGGATGTAATTTAGCATCTGTAGGTGATGGAATAATACGCATTGTAGTCACCGTCACTTTTccatttcaatatatatatatatatatatataatataatatattggATTTTAAATTCATAATCACATATAAGTCAGCTAGATTTATAGATTTCATATGCACAGAGTTAGCTGGGGGGACTCGAACCTATTTTATCTACTACCCACAGGATTTATAAGCAGTCtcatccttttcttcttcttcttcttcttcttcttcttcttcttcttcttcatcatcatcatgctgGAATATGGGAGGTTAGCCAATAAAGTCATGTTCAGGAAAAAAATTGACACAAACACTCTGCAAAAATATGGACAAAAATTCAAGGGAAAACactatgaaaatatgtttactCATACTGGTCCAATATTGACCTTTCAGCTGCTATGGTGGTACATTGTAAATGGGCATATTTTTCATGGGACTACAATCTTTACACTTGTACATAGAGGCAACTTCAGTATAAATGTCTTCCTTGATTTCTACAGCAAAAATGAAATCACTGTCTTATGATATGAGTGTTAACCTAACACTCCTTAATATATTTGGAACGAAAGGTGGAAGAGGTCCCTCACACTTCCTGTGAAACAGCATCAAAACTCGTTGAAATTGCTTCCTCATTCAAACTGGCTGAAGAAAGGGCACTATTAAATAAAACTGCACAGTACCAGTATTGTGTTTATAAATGGGAATTTTCTATTAATTTTCTATTAATTTCTATTAATatctaaagaaaataaagttatATGCTGGCAGCAGCCTGTGACTGTATCTTCCTCCCCTAATGATGGAAGGATTTTCGGTAATTACGAATTAATGCAGCTTCCAATCAATTTTACAAGGCTAGCAAAGAAGGAGTGAATGCCTGTTAGCCAGTGACCACAtgacaaatgatttttttttctttttttcacatagaTCATCAGAATTCTTGGGAAGGAACTGCAGGCAAattattatttatatgtttgccccagctcccccccccccaacattttcaGTTGCCAGTCAATTCACAATTTACAATATGACAATACGTCACAATTGATAGTCCACGGTCCTATTCACTGAGCAATAGTATCTCCTCAAAGTGACAACCTTTGAGGCTTTGAGTCGTGAAAACATTCATTTCTGGATCTGCCTGTTGAGATTTGAGTTCTAAGGGACTCAGATGATACTTGAAACCGCTCCAACAAGGAGGGAAAAAAATCGTGTGCATGCACATTCCAAAGTTATGAGATCTTGAGATACAATCTAAATTCCAGGAGGAATTCCAGGAGGAATAAATTCCTTTCTTTGTTCACAAAGAacaatattgaaacaaagaaaccaaaaaatatgaaaacttcaGAAAAAAGGTCAAATGGCACAATGGTCGCATGACCAAGGCTACCAACTTGAAAAGACCACGAGAGGATTATTACCGGTAAGTGCAATCACCTGAAGAGCCTTCCAACATGTCAGCCCTTTATAAAAATTTAAAAGAATGAACTCCACTCACTTTTTGACCGTGTTtctaaaaaagatataaaatcaCACAGTGTGCATATTACTTATGTCCTACAAATAAATCATTTCATGGCACGCATCAAAACTTTACGTACCCCTATAACTCTTCATGTCTGGCGTGGCCGAAAAATTCGCGCGACGAGATCGTATTGCTCCTGTCAAAGTCTTTGCTGTCAAAAATGTTTTGGATGGCCTGGTTGAGGGCATCCTCTTGCCCGAGGGTATCACCCATCCCCTGCCCGGAGAGGAAGACCCTCATCTGAAACCACCAACCAGAGAAGAAACTAAATACGAGTGGTTTGCAGTTACACAGTTTGGTGTGCAGTGTGCATTTGAATTTTCTATCCGTTGTTGCTTtttgtgggtgggggggggggggggggggtcatcatTCCAATGGTAAAAGAGTTACAGACAGGCAGTCCATAGCCTCTGCTCACATGTGTATATTTCACACACATTCTAAAGTgctatgattttgttttatttcactgtTGAGCCATCACACCTGAAGTTACAACACTAATTTCTGATTCATGggtataacatacatgtacatattttcagTCTTTTCTATGAAGCATATTGGGGATAACACTTTTTTGTTGGTCACATTTATACATTTATGCAGAAAACCTAGAATAAACAGTTAGGGAAGACATTTATGTAattatgtgaagaaaaaaaaataccacccACATGAGAAAATTTCCAAGTTCAGTCCCAGCCAGGTCTATCACATCTGCCTAAACCTCTTGCACTATATACTGACAGCTGATCATGTGTTGCGACGCATGTGcacaacaaaacagaagaaagaaCACTGTGCAAGTTGCACACGCATTTGTGCCAACAGTTGCACTTGGCAAGCAGGTGCACGTTCCAAAAGCTGCACTTGTGTGATGTGAACCAGATGTTATGATAAAGGCATGGTAAAACTTTTGAAAAGCACTGCAAGTAGATCCTGGAAAGTGACCAGTGATATtcctgttttcatttgcaatgacCAAATAGACACTAGCAAATAGGTAGGgaaatttgtcagtcagttgcaatagaCACTAGCATACAGCACATTGCTCAAAATCGTTTTGATTCAAAGGATTAAGAAACTTATGACTACTTTGTGAGAAAGAAGGTAAGGTTTTAGACAAGATTCAAATGTACAGGCATATCATATTATGGATACTAAAGTAGGATATGAAAATACGCATATGGTACCTCTCTTCACCATTGCTAATCAACTCTTAAAAATGCTACACCATTTTCCTAtttcaacccgttgaggatggactgattttgctacaacatgcatttcccatagaaacctgcccaagtatactcgggactcttcCTCAACACAGGTTGGAAGGTAATTTCACTTCAGGAAAATTATTTGGCCTGAATCCCACATATCATCTAGCCCAGCCAGTAAATGCCACATTAAAACTCACTGAGCTGCTGGCTGCATTTTGCCTGGTTCTTATCATCTCTGTATTGGCTAGCTAGTCTTTCCACAAGGACCTCTGGTGTGGATTTGGAACACGGAGCTTCCTGCATTACACTCCGCAACTACCGAGTAAATCTTGTCTCTCTTTGCTTGCAAGATATCTGTAAAAGCTCTGTTTACTGGCTTTTTtcaatatattgtaaatatactgtatatatactgtattttgcggcatgaaattcttgcgaattggagccgatggcctttttcgcggcataaaattttcgcgagttgcctctaacattcaatgcatacagtgtagacaagaactttcgcttgcattttaattttgcgaatcttggctgtcgcgaaatttgcgaaatcaaaatgcacacaacattccgcgttttacagtattctgttCAATCTAGTGAGCTTGTGTTCCAAACCGATGTCACAGGGCCTTGTAAAGAGGCTATATCATAATTCTCTGTACTCTGATCTCTTATAATAGTCTGTAATTGATTGGTTCCTTTCCGGAAAAAAAGGTTGCCACTGTGAGAAATCAGGTTAGCTCCCAACTCTAGTACAATGTAGtcctcttgtgtgtgtgtgtgtgtgtgtgtgtgtgtgtgtgtacgtatgtgttTGTCTGAGTGTCTGCGTGTGCATGTCATGTCATATTATTATTTCTAGCTCAATTACAGATTACGGAAAAATGTGTGGGCATGTTGGAAGACTTGGTTGGTGAGAAAGGGGGTTTGTGGTCTTCTTCTTTTGACAAAAGGCAATACACAATTGTATTGATTCATTGCCacgtacagtgcactcccattataatgagcatgattatgacaaaattccggttacaacgaagtaaaatttcaggcagcAACAATGTCCATgctttgttgtttattgtttatttgttcggttataatgaaatttcgatataatgagAGAAAATTTCTAgacctgaggactttgttataatgggagtccactgtactttgGAAGGAACAAAAGGATAACATTGTGTATATCAAGAAGGATGGTATTGGCATGTTCATCCAAGTCTAGAATCAGTTGTACAAACCTCATCTTTTGTAATCTCCTTGTCATCATTAGAATCAATTTGTTTGAAGAGATTCGTGACAGGTGGCTCGTCATTCAGCTGGTGCAGCTCAAAGCGGTAGCCGACATCACGGTCAGGGGGAGGGGCCTTGGTGTCTACGGAAACAGTGAAACACAAATGACCAATAAAAAGAGATGATTATTGATATGATTGTACTCGAGAAACTTTGCACCAATTTGACACTGTGAGAATGAGAGTAAAGttacaaatcatacaaaaactAACTTCTGCACAACTACCTgtaaagcaacaagaacaaatgtATACCTGGACTTCATTCGCCAACTTCTCAGTGTGCTCTGTCGAATATAGCATTTGGAGATAGTAccgttgaaattttcatgaaatcaatttatactttaaaaaaatattcactttaATCTTGAGCAGTtcaatattcatttgtttgcCATGAACAGAAAGCAAGATTTCTTTGCTCACCTGGTATTGTGGACTGCCAAAATACATGTGCGCTTATGGCAGTAATTCTGCGCAACAACACATCACACATTACAAACACCACCCACATTCTGGATTTCATGGTGGGTGATTTGTACGGGCCTATACCAGCCACCACCGCTTTAATATACAGATTGTAAGTGGTAGCCTCGCGATGGGAGAAAAATGTGTCTCATCACCCTTCCCGATTAAGTGGAGACCACTGTAAGATTATGAATTGATCAGTTTCCACTAGTTTGTGCTTTGCTATCAGTAGAGCTCATGTCAAGGTTAAAGTTAGGGATTAATTAAATACTGAGGGTGTGGCATACTTGGAAGGGCGTGGTTGGCAGTCAGTTCGCCGGCTGGAATCAGGACCTCTCTCTTCTCCTTGAGACACATACCCTCCACTGCTAGGTGCCAGCCCTTCATGGCCGTGCTCGCCTCATCATGGAGCCGAAAGTAGACTGGACCCTTGTTCATTCTGCGAATAAAATGATACAAAGGTACCGGTAATGTGATTTAGTTTCCACTTCATAGGCAATGACGTTGCAAATGCAATGCGAACTGGTACGTTTTGAAAGATAACACTGTTCTATAATTGAGTGTTTGAGGCAGTGCAACCATTGTGTGCATGAGCTCATTGGTTCCGGTAACTAGCACTATAATATTGATGTATTATGATTTTTAAAGGATTATAGTCACATAGTTTTCAACTACTCTACACGGCCTCTAGGCATTCCTGAATATAATCAACTGTAAAATACAATGGTTCAATCTTAGAATACCGGTAGATCATAATCTGTTAAATTAATAAATACAGCTCATCCATACAATTAACTCTGCTTTCATAGCTCTTTGAATATTACTGAATCTTTGCTGCTAAGTGgaaatgacatgtacacatgtacattaacTCACCGAGGACGGACTGATTATGCTATAACACGCActtccatagacacttgcccgagtatactcgggactcttcCTCAACGGGCTAATATCCATCATTTTGAACTATACAACATTTGACTACTTGCTGTCTCATCATTTCAACATTGTCCGCTATCCAGCTTTGCTGGTTTTACTGTCAACTAACTATaaacagcccagtcgctgtatagaTAGTGTttcgcacagcgtctggtcgggctaactgTCAACACGCATTTGACAAACCTGTACATCTGAGGCAGCCAACCGACATTCCAAGTAAAGATTGGTTACCATATGCAGGACATACAGAATTTCAATGAAGGCTTGAACCAATTATAGCATGTAAAATCACTGCCATGATACTAAAGTTTACAAGAATACTGCAGCATCATACTGCAGAACAGTTAAATCTACTTATTTATATGGAAACTTTTCTGCACCATCCCCCGGCCCCGGCCCCTGAAGGGCCAGGCCTCCAGTAGGTCCtatacaaatacaatacaaGTGTGACGAACCCCACCCACGACCGACCACATCTGACCGCAGAGAATGAACATGTGGTGGTGATGCCGACTGCGAACTCTGTGGGGAAATTATCTTAAATGTACTTTTTAGTTTTTATAACATtttaccgaaaaaaaaaaaaaaaacagctaggGCCTACAGAATATCTTCAAAATTATCATTGAactatattcaattcaattcaatccaatttcaactaatttcacaaaacattctattcttttcttttcttttttttttaatttcattagaGTTAAAACTGACAGGGGCGGCATATTAAATCAACAGAGTCACAGAAACATTGGTAATGGCCCCGTAATTTACTTGCAGCATATTCAAACAGGGCCGAGTTGTCCGGGTCCCTAGATCTAGTCCGAGTTCACCCGGGATGATACGCTGTCAAAAGTCATGTTATTTTAAAACTGGTTGTCTTCACACACACAGTAAATTGTGGCATTGGCTGAGATCAACCTGACGTGCCACATTATTTCATGGTTGCAAACGAATATCATTTTGACAAACTAGAAAACTGTTTCAAAGTACGGTAGAGTAGCCTACCAAATACCGAGGCATGATGTGTGTAAAAAGATTTTGAAGGATACGTACGTGCTGTCGAACTCCTCGGCGCCCGCTGCGTCGGGCAAGAAGCCCGTGTAGGTGACGGTGACATAGTCGCCGGCATTGGCCTGTTTCGAACACATTTCTGGCTtgtaaaggacatttatattaaTGTCTTCTTGTCCTGTCTCTTCTTGGGAAGACAATTCGCCAAATGCTAATAACAGAAGAACACTGTATACCCACTGTCTCGTCATTTCTCCCTTGAGTTTTTATTACAACTTGATTTGACTGTATG
The DNA window shown above is from Diadema setosum chromosome 22, eeDiaSeto1, whole genome shotgun sequence and carries:
- the LOC140245450 gene encoding peptidyl-prolyl cis-trans isomerase FKBP14-like codes for the protein MTRQWVYSVLLLLAFGELSSQEETGQEDININVLYKPEMCSKQANAGDYVTVTYTGFLPDAAGAEEFDSTMNKGPVYFRLHDEASTAMKGWHLAVEGMCLKEKREVLIPAGELTANHALPNTKAPPPDRDVGYRFELHQLNDEPPVTNLFKQIDSNDDKEITKDEMLNYIQEQGMGGIEDFPDRDEAIKHMFSSMDQDKDGTISHKEFPGPKHDEF